Genomic segment of Murdochiella vaginalis:
GCATTCTCTCGGCAGTAGGCCTTTTAGAAGGCGATACGTCCTTTTTGTTCCTCGTCATTGATGCTGTAATAGGCGGCATATTCTTCCGGCTTGACATAAATATCCAGCGTTTTCAGCTCGCTTAATTTATGGCCGTCCTGTTTCCAGTACATTTTCGCCTGTTTTACCAGCTCTTCCATATCCACTTCACGACCTTGATACTGTACAATATATTTCGTTTTGAGCATAACATCCTCCCATTGGTTCAAAAAAATCGAAATTTCTCTTCTCTTTTTCCGATTTCCGCCATAGTTTATCAAAAACGAAAAAAAACAACAAGAAGAAGAGAATAATTCTAGGGAAAATGCGGGACATTTTGAAAAAATCTTCTATTTTGCAGAAAAAACATTTTATTATGGGTAAAAAAGCAACATATTGTAAAGAGTGAAATGGGATGGAAACGGTTTACGAAAAACCGGAAAGGATGACGATGACATTTTTCGAACTGTTACTGCTGGCGGTGGGCGTTTCGCTGGATGCCTTTTCGGTGGCGATCTGTAAAGGGCTGGCAGTACAAGAGCTCCACGTGCGTCACGGGCTTGTTGTAGGAGCCTATTTCGGCGGTTTTCAGGGCCTGATGCCGCTTTTGGGCTTCTTATTGGGGTCGTGGATTGCTCAGTCCATGCGGGCTATTGATCACTGGGTGATCCTGCTCATACTCGGCTATTTAGGCATCCAGATGGTACGAGAGGCGAGGAATCCGGAATCGTGCCCGACGGGAGATTTTTCCTGGTCCACCATGTTTCCGCTTGCTGTGGCGACCAGCATTGATGCCTTTGCGGTGGGCGTGACCTTTGCTATGATGGAGATAGATTTGTGGATGGCGATTCCGCTCATTGCCGTATGCACCGGGCTGTTCTCTTTTGCCGGTGTGTATATCGGTCACTATTTCGGACAGCGCTATCAAAAACCGGCAGGCATCGTTGGCGGAGCGATTTTGCTGTTCATCGGTCTCCGCGTATTCATTACGCACTGGATCCAAGGCATATAATGCATACCGGATCCAAGGCGTTACAGCGCGAGGCCTTCCACGAGGAATAGAAAATAAGGAGAAAGCATGAAAATCACGAAACAGGCACGTCAGCGTGCAAAAGAATTGTTGCAGTTCATTGATGGATCTCCGACCGCCTACCAGGCGACGGAACAAGAAAAAGCGCTTCTGGATAAAGCAGGATTTACGCCGCTTTCCCTGACTTCCCGCTGGAAATTGGAGCCGGAAAAAACGTACTACGTGGAAATTTCGGATGCCACGATTTTTGCTTTTCGCACGGCTAAACAGGCGGATGCCGGCTTTCATATCATCGGCGCGCACAATGACTCGCCCGGTTTTCAATTGAAACAGAACGTGAATATGCCGCGCAACGGATATGGCCAGCTGAATGTCGAGCCCTATGGCGGATTGATTTTGCGTACCTGGCTGGATCGTCCGCTCTCCGTGGCCGGCCGTTTGCTGGTAAAAGACGACTCTCCGCGCGGCTATTCCGTGAAGAAAATACACATTACCCGACCGCTTCTCATCATCCCCAGCCTCGCCATTCATATGGACCGTGAGGTGAACAAAAACGGCGAAATCAAGCCGCAGAATGGCATGGCACCGATTTGGTGCATGGCGGATGAACCGGATAAAAAAGGCGATTTTCTGGCCGTCGTGGCGCAAGAAGTCGGCATTGCCCGTGAATCGATTCTGGACGCGGATCTGTTCCTCTATGATGTGCAAAAAGGTATGTTCCTCGGGGAAAACGAAGAATTTCTTTCCGTCGGACGTCTGGACAACCTGGCCATGTGCCATGCTGCGACCACGGCGCTGACCAAGGCCAATCCCGCAGATGTCCATCAGGTGATTGCGTTGCATGACCACGAAGAAATCGGCTCGATGAGCCGGAAAGGGGCCGATTCGGCGACGCTTCGAGATGTCCTTTCGCGTATCGTCCGCAGCCTGGGAGGCGACGAGGAAGATTTCGCGGTTGCCTTAGCCAAGAGCTTCACCATTTCCTGCGACATGGCGCATGCCATACATCCCAATCATACGGACTGCGCGGATCCGACCAATCGTCCGCTCCTTAATCACGGCCCGGTTTTGAAATATGCGGCCTCCAAGAGCTACATTACCGACGGGGAAGGCGGCGCGCGCGTGCGTCTTTACGCGAAAAAAGCCGGCGTGACCTTCCAGACGTTCCACAATCATTCCGATAAGCGCGGCGGTGCTACGATTGGCGCGATGGATGAGCAGTGGACAACCATCTTAAACGCCGACGTCGGAAACCCCGTTCTCGGCATGCATTCCGTGCGCGAACTGGGCGGCGTGGCCGACCACGACGCCATGATTCGCACCTTAACCGCCTTTTTGAACGATGAAAAATAATCGCGCCGAAAGGGAATATTCCGCGACCATGACCGACCTTACGGTGGATGGTCGCGGCATTGGGCATCTGAAAGCGCAGGATGTCCTTTTTGCGCCGCATGGTACCGTTCCTCTTCCTGAAGAAGACGTCGGACGGACCGTGTTTGTCTACGGCGCGCTGCCGGGGGATGTCGTGCGCCTTCGTGTGCATAAACGGAAAAAGAATATCCTCGAGGCACAGGCGATGGAATTGCTTACGCCTTCGCCAGGACGGCGCCCAATTTCTTCGCATCCGCATGCCGAAAATAGCCATACAGGCTTTTTGCCGGACGAGCCGGAAGACGATGCGATGACCCCGCATGACGGATTCCCGCTTCTTGCCTGGGATCCGACGGAACAGAAGGCGTGGAAGATGCGCCGTGTGCGGGAGGCGCTGGTTCGTGTCGGCGGTTTTGCCGCCTCGGATTTGCCGGAAATGGACTGGATTGCTGCGGAAGAAACGCACTACCGCAATAAGATCAATCTTCGTCTGACGCCGGACGGACGTCTTGGCGATACCGCGCGAGACGGGAAGGTGCGTCCACTTTCTTCCTATGTCATTGCCGCGC
This window contains:
- a CDS encoding manganese efflux pump MntP family protein, which translates into the protein MTFFELLLLAVGVSLDAFSVAICKGLAVQELHVRHGLVVGAYFGGFQGLMPLLGFLLGSWIAQSMRAIDHWVILLILGYLGIQMVREARNPESCPTGDFSWSTMFPLAVATSIDAFAVGVTFAMMEIDLWMAIPLIAVCTGLFSFAGVYIGHYFGQRYQKPAGIVGGAILLFIGLRVFITHWIQGI
- a CDS encoding M18 family aminopeptidase — encoded protein: MKITKQARQRAKELLQFIDGSPTAYQATEQEKALLDKAGFTPLSLTSRWKLEPEKTYYVEISDATIFAFRTAKQADAGFHIIGAHNDSPGFQLKQNVNMPRNGYGQLNVEPYGGLILRTWLDRPLSVAGRLLVKDDSPRGYSVKKIHITRPLLIIPSLAIHMDREVNKNGEIKPQNGMAPIWCMADEPDKKGDFLAVVAQEVGIARESILDADLFLYDVQKGMFLGENEEFLSVGRLDNLAMCHAATTALTKANPADVHQVIALHDHEEIGSMSRKGADSATLRDVLSRIVRSLGGDEEDFAVALAKSFTISCDMAHAIHPNHTDCADPTNRPLLNHGPVLKYAASKSYITDGEGGARVRLYAKKAGVTFQTFHNHSDKRGGATIGAMDEQWTTILNADVGNPVLGMHSVRELGGVADHDAMIRTLTAFLNDEK
- a CDS encoding DUF6465 family protein; this encodes MLKTKYIVQYQGREVDMEELVKQAKMYWKQDGHKLSELKTLDIYVKPEEYAAYYSINDEEQKGRIAF